GAGCGCGCCGGCCCCTCCGAATCCCCCGGCTGCCCCGGCCGCTTCGACGTGGGTGTGCGTCCTGTCCCCGATCGCCATGAGTACCTGCCCGTTTTGTCAGATATATGGATATGCGTGGCGGGAGCCATCATGCGGGGGGACGGGCGCGGGAGCGGTGAGGCGGGGCCGTTCGGTACTGTCGGCGACGATGCACAAGACCTTGATCGTGACGAACGACTTCCCGCCCCGGCCCGGTGGCATCCAGGCGTTTCTGCACAACATGGCGCTACGGCTGGACCCCGGGGAGATCGTCGTCTACGCCTCCACCTGGAAGCGTGGCGCCGAGGGCGCGGAGGCGACGGCGGCCTTCGACGCCGAGCAGCCCTTCACGGTCGTGCGCGACCGTACGACGATGCTGCTGCCGACCCCGAGGGTGACCGAGCGGGCGGTGGGACTGCTGCGTGAACACGGCTGCGAGTCCGTGTGGTTCGGCGCCGCGGCCCCGCTCGGTCTGATGGGGCCCGCGCTGCGCCGGGCCGGCGCCCGGCGGATCGTGGCCACCTCGCACGGCCACGAGGCGGGCTGGGCGCAACTGCCCGCGGCACGGCGGCTGCTGAGGCGTATCGGCGAGGGCACGGACACGATCACCTACCTCGGCGAGTACACCCGCTCACGCATCGCCGCCGCGCTCACGCCGGAGGCGGCCGGGCGCATGGTCCAACTGCCGCCCGGCGTCGACGAGAAGACGTTCCATCCGGCATCGGGCGGTGACGCGGTGCGCGAGCGGCTGGGGCTCGCCGAGCGGCCCGTCGTCGTCTGCGTCTCCCGGCTGGTGCCGCGCAAGGGGCAGGACACGCTGATCCTCGCCATGCCGGCGATCCTGGCGAGAATCCCGGACGCCGTGCTGCTGATCGTCGGCGGCGGGCCGTACGAGAAGGATCTGCGGAAGCTCGCGGCCGAGACCGGGGTGGCCGACTCCGTACGCTTCACGGGCTCCGTGCCCTGGTCCGAACTGCCCGCCCACTACGGCGCGGGCGACGTCTTCGCGATGCCCTGCCGCACCCGCCGCGGCGGCCTCGACGTGGAGGGCCTGGGCATCGTCTACCTGGAGGCGTCCGCGACGGGGCTCCCGGTGGTCGCGGGCGACTCCGGAGGCGCGCCGGACGCGGTGCTGGACGGCGAGACGGGCTGGGTGGTCCGCGGCGGCCCCGCCGCGGTCGCCGCCCAGGAGTCGGCGGACCGCATCGTCACGCTGCTCCAGGACCCCGAACTGCGCGAGCGGATGGGCCGCCGCGGCCGTGAATGGGTCGAAGAACGCTGGCGCTGGGACCTCCTGGCAACGAAGCTGCGCACGCTTCTGTAGGAGCCGACGTATCCCTGTTCGGCCGCAATTCCAGCCCGTCCGGCGTTTGAGGACAAACGTGCGCCCCGACGGCCCCGCCCCCTTCGCGGAACGGCTGCGAACAGAGCCCGTCCGGCGATTGAGGACAAAACCCGCCGCCCGAGAGACCCCACCCCCTACGGACGTAACTACGCGCCGTAGATCGACTCGATCTCCTCCGCGAAGTCCTTCGCCACCACGCCCCGCTTCAGCTTCAGCGACGGCGTGATGTGCCCCGCGTCCTCCGTGAACTGCGCGTTCAGGACACGGAACTTGCGCACCGACTCCGCCTTCGAGACCGCCGCGTTGCCGTCGTCCACCGCCTGCTGGACCGCCGCCAGCAGATCCGGGTCGTCGTGCAGCGACGCCGCCGTCGAGCCCGCCGGTTTGCCGTGGTCCCTGGCCCAGTGCGCCAGGAACTCCTCGTCGATCGTGACCAGCGCGCCCACGAACGGACGGCCGTCGCCGACCACCATGCACTCCGCGACCAGCGCGTGCGCGCGGATACGGTCCTCGATCACCGCGGGCGCCACGTTCTTGCCGCCCGCCGTCACCAGGATCTCCTTCTTGCGGCCGGTGATCGCGAGATACCCGTCCTCGTCCAGGGTGCCGATGTCGCCTGAGTGGAACCAGCCGTCGGCCAGCGCCTCCGCCGTCGCCGCCTCGTTGTTCCAGTACCCCTTGAACAGGTGCTCACCGTGCAGCAGCACCTCGCCGTCGTCGGCGATGCGGATCACCGAACCGGGCAGCGGCTGCCCGACCGTGCCGATCTTCTGCCGGTCCCAGGGGTTGAAGGCGGTGGCCGCGCACGTCTCCGTCAGGCCGTACCCCTCCAGCACGGTGAAGCCGATGCCGCGGAAGAAGTGCCCGAGCCGTTCGCCGAGCGGGGCGCCACCGGAGATCGCGTACTCGCCTCGGCCGCCGAGGACCGCCCGAAGTTTGCGGTACACGAGCGCGTCGAAGACCTTGTGCCTGATCCTGAGTCCGAGGGACGGACCCTGCGCGCCGCTCAGCGCGCGGCTGTACTCGATCGCCGTGCTCGCCGCGCGGTCGAAGATCTTGCCCTTGCCGTCCGCCTGGGCCTTCGCCCGCGCCGAGTTGTAGACCTTCTCGAAGACGCGCGGCACCCCGAGGATCAGCGTCGGCCGGAAGGAGGCCAGCTCCGCGGTCAGATCCTTGATGTCCGGTACGCAGCCGAGTTTGATCGGCGCCATCACGGACGCCACCTCGACGAGCCGTCCGAAGACGTGCGCGGCGGGCAGGAAGAGCAGGACCGAGCACTCGCCCGTACGGAACAGCGGCTTCAGGCGCTCCACCACGTTGCCGCACTCCGCGAAGAAGGCGCGGTGCGTCAGCACACAGCCCTTCGGGCGGCCGGTGGTCCCCGACGTGTAGACGATCGTCGCCGGGTCGTCGGCCTTCGCCGTCGCGCTGCGCTCGTCGACCACCGCCTCGGTGATCTCCGCGCCGGCGGCGGTCAGTTCCGCCACACAGCCCTTGTCGATCTGCCAGACGTGCCGCAGTTCCGGCAGCCCGTCGGAGACGGACCGCACCGCGGCGGCGTGCGCGTCGGACTCCACCACGACGGCGGCGGTGCCCGAGTCGCCGAGGATCCACTGGACCTGCTCGGCGGAGCTGGTCTCGAACACCGGCACGGTGACGGCGCCCGCGCTCCAGATCGCGAAGTCCAGCAGCACCCACTCGTACCGCGTGCGGGACATCAGGGCGACGCGCTCGCCGGGGCGGATGCCGGACGCGATCAGCCCCTTGGCCACCGCCCGCACCTCGGCGAGGAACTGGGTGGCCGTGACGTCCGTCCACACACCTTCGACCTTGCGGCCGAGGACCGCGACATCGGGATGCTGAGCGGCGTTGCGGCGGATGAGATCCGTCAGGTTGCCGTCCGAGGGGACCTCGTACAGGGCCGGAAGGCTGAACTCGCGCAAGACTGCTGCTCCTCGTCGGGCGCCGGTGGCACGGCACTGTGCCGAACCGGCTGCGGTCCACATCGGGCAGGTGCTCTCGGGGGTGAGCACGACTGGACTGCCCGGACGTTACCCACCGGTACTCGGTTCCGGATAGGGGGGTCCGGCCAGATGTTCCCCGCGTCACACGTTTTTTGACGGTCCTTCGCGCAGAGTAGTCCACAGCTGTACGGGCGTGTCAGTAACCGCAGGTCCGGACCCCTCTACACAGCCGGAAGGCGGCGATCTAGGGTGAGCGGCATGCGCGGTGGCGGGAACAGCGGCCGGAACAGCGGCGGTAATGACAGCGGTAACGACGGCGAGAACAGCGGGAACGCCCGCACACGCACCCGTGTCCACGTCGTCAGCGACGTGCACGGCAACACCCGGGACCTCGCCACGGCCGGCGACGGTGCCGACGCCCTGATCTGTCTCGGCGATCTCGTCCTGTTCCTCGACTACGCCGACCACTCCCGCGGCATCTTCCCCGACCTCTTCGGCGAGGAGAACGCCGACCGGATCGTGGAGCTGCGCACCGCCCGCCGCTTCGACGAGGCCCGTGAGCTGGGCCGCGGCCTCTGGGCCGCGCTGGCGACCGACCGGGACACCGCCATCGAATCGGCGGTGCGCCGTCAGTACGCCGAAATGTTCGCCGTCCTCCACAATCCGACGTACGCCACCTACGGCAACGTCGACATCCCCGCCCTCTGGCCCGAGTACGCCGGACCGGGCACGACCGTCCTCGACGGCGAGCGGGTCGAGATCGGCGGACGCGTCTTCGGCTTCGTCGGCGGTGGCCTGCGCACCCCGATGCGGACCCCGTACGAGATCTCCGACGAGGAGTACGCGGCCAAGGTCGAGCGGCTCGGCGAGGTCGACGTGCTGTGCTCGCACATACCGCCCGAGGTGCCGGAGCTGACGTACGACACCGTCGCCCGCCGCTTCGAGCGGGGCAGCCGCGCGCTGCTGGACGCCATCCACCGGACGAAACCGAGGTACGCCCTCTTCGGCCATGTCCACCAGCCGCTCGCCCCCCGGATGCGCGTCGGCTCGACGGAGTGCGTGAACGTCGGGCACTTCGCGTCCACCGGACGGCCCTGGGCCATGGAATGGTGACCGGCGGGCACGCGATAGCCTGCACGCTGCACGGCCGGTACCGGTAAGCGTGGCCGTCGCCCCGCTGCGCCGGGGGGACACCATCTGGAGGAGCACGTCGATGGCGGAACACACCAAGTCGAGCATCACGATCGAGGCGGCACCCGCCGACGTGATGGGCGTGATCGCCGACTTCGCCCGCTATCCCGAGTGGACCGGCGAGGTGAAGGAGGCCGAGGTCCTCTCCACCGACGCCGAGGGCCGGGCGGAGCAGGTCAGGCTGGTGCTCGACGCCGGCGCGATCAAGGACGACCACACCCTCGCGTACACCTGGACCGGCGGTGACGAGGTCAGCTGGACGCTGGTCAAGTCGCAGATGCTGCGCTCGCTCGACGGCTCCTACCACCTGGCACCCGCGGGCGGCGGCGAGCGCACCGAGGTCACCTACCGGCTGACCGTCGACGTCAAGATCCCGATGCTCGGCATGATCAAGCGCAAGGCGGAGAAGGTCATCATCGACCGCGCCCTGGCCGGTCTGAAGAAGCGCGTCGAGAGCGCCCCCGGCGGCGGAGCCGGATCCGCCGGAGCGGCCGAGACGCCCACCGTCTGATGAAGGAGCACGCGCGAGGCACGACACCGGCCACGGGCACCGTGCGAACGGTCCTGGTCACCGGAGTCGGCGGCGCGGGCCGCAGCACCGTCGCGGCGGCGACCGCCCTGGCCGCCGCCCGGCGCGGCAGCCGCACGCTGCTGCTCTCCGCCGACCCGGCGGGCCCCGGCGCCGTACTGGGCGCGGACACCGCCGTCGCCGTGGAACCGGCCGAGGTGACGCCCGGCCTCTGGGCGGCGCGCGTCGACCCCGCCGACTACTTCCGCACCGAATTCCTCGCCCTCCAGGACCGCGCCGCCACCGCGCTCGACATGCTCGGCGCCCGGCGCCTCGACGGCGAGGAGCTGACCGAGCTGCCGGGCAGTGAACAGTTCGCCCTGCTCCAGGCGCTGCGCCGGGCCTCGGTGGGCGGGTGGGACGTGCTGGTGGTCGATCTGCCGCCGCTGCGCGACGCCCTGTCGGTGCTCGCCCTGCCCGAGCGGCTGCGCCGGCTGCTGGGCCGCCTCCTGCCCGCGGAGCGGCAGGCCGCGCGTGCGCTGCGGCCCATGATGGCGCAGCTCGCGGGCGTGCCGATGCCCGCGGGCTGGCTGTACGGCGCCGCCGCGCGCAGGGACGAGGAACTGGCCGCCGTCCAGGCCCTGATCGGCGCGGCCACCACGACCGTACGGCTCGTCGCCGAGCCCGGCCCGGCCGCCGGGGACGCCCTGCGCGTGGCCCGCGACGGGCTCAGTCTGTACGGGCTGCGTGTCGACGCCCTCGTACCGAACAAGGTCCTGCCGACGGATTCGTCCGACGCCTGGCTCGCGACGCTCGCCGCCCAGCAGCAGAAGTGCCTGGACGGGTGGAGCGAGGAGTACGGCTCCGCGTGGCCGCTGCGCGAGGTGCGCCACCTGGGGCGGGACCCGCGCGGACTCGACGACCTCGATGATCTTGGAGATCTCGGCGACGTCGGCGACGTCGGCGACCTCGGCGGTTTCGGCGCTCTCGCTGATCCGGGCGGCCTCGCGGATCCGGGGCCGGACGCCGATCCGGGGCCGTACCGCGATCCGTGGTGGGTCGAGGACCGGCGGGAGGAGGACGGTCTGCTGGTGTGGTCCCTGCCACTGCCCGGCGCCGTGAAGGCGGACGTCGGACTGGTGCGACGCGGCGACGAACTGCTCCTGACCGTGGGCCCGTTCCACCGCATCGTGCCCCTGGAGGCGGCCCTGCGCCGCTGCACCGTCTCGGGCGCCGCGCTCACGGACGGTGTCCTGAAGGTCCGATTCACGCCGGAGCCGGGCCTCTGGCCGCGCACACCCTGAACGTCCCACCCGGGTTCAGGTACCGTCGAAGGTACACAGCCTCCGGTCCGCCCCGGACGAGGCACCTTGCCCGATGCGGGAGTAACCCATGAGCGATGCCACCGAGCGTCCCGCCGCCGACCCGGACGCCTGGGCCACGGCCTGCGCCGAGGACCTGGCCGCCGAGAAGGCCCGCCGCCGCGCCGTCCACGGGACGCCGCCCGGCTCGGCCTCCGAAGAGCTGCGCCGATTCGTCGACGCCGTGGCCGACAAGGTTTCCTCGTTCCAGAGTCCGCTGCTCGGGATGGCCGCACAGGGCGCCGTCCAGCAGTTCATCAATCAGGCCAAGTCCGCCGTCGAGCCGGTGATCGACCGCAACCCGGATATCTTCGACCACCTCGCCGCGGCCGGGAACGAACTGCTCGCGGCCTACCGTTCCGCCGTCGAGGGCGACGAGCGCCGCTGGACCCGGGGACCGGACGTACCGCCCGACGTCAACCTCAAGAAGTCGGACGAAAAGGCCAACGACCCCTCGGATCCCCGCGATGAGGGCCCCACCCCCGGCAACCGCATCGACCTGGACTGACCAGCAGCAGTCCCGCCCTCGGGTACGGTTGGCCGCAGCGGGGCTCGACCGAAAACTGAGGGACACATGGGACTCACCATCGGCGTCGACATCGGCGGCACGAAGATCGCGGCGGGCGTGGTCGACGAAGAGGGCACGATTCTCGATACGCACCAGGTGCCCACCCCGCCGACTGCCGAGGGCATCATCGACGCGATCTGCGCGGCTGTCTCCGGCGCCGGCAAGGGGCACGAGATCGAGGCCGTCGGCATCGGCGCCGCCGGCTACGTCGACGACAAACGCGCCACCGTCCTCTTCGCGCCGAACATCGACTGGCGTCACGAACCGCTCAAGGACAAGGTCGAGCAGCGGGTCGGAATGCAGGTCGTCGTAGAGAACGACGCGAACGCCGCCGCCTGGGGCGAGTACAAGTTCGGGGCCGGACAGGGCCACGAGGACGTCATCTGCATCACGCTCGGCACCGGGCTCGGCGGCGGCATCATCATCGGCAACAAACTGCGTCGCGGACGCTTCGGTGTGGCGGCGGAATTCGGCCATATTCGGGTCGTTCCCGACGGGTTGCTGTGCGGCTGCGGCAGCCAGGGGTGCTGGGAGCAGTACGCGTCGGGGCGCGCCCTCGTCAGATACGCGAAGCAACGCGCCAACGCCACACCCGAGAACGCGGAGATCCTGCTGCGCCTCGGCGACGGCACACCCGACGGCATCGAGGGCAAGCACGTCAGCGCCGCCGCCCGTGAGGGCGACCCGGTGGCCGTCGACTCCTTCCGGGAGCTGGCCCGTTGGGCGGGCGCGGGCCTGGCCGATCTGGCCTCGCTCTTCGACCCGTCGGCGTTCATCGTCGGCGGTGGTGTGTCGGACGAGGGCGAACTGGTCCTCGACCCGATCCGCAAGTCCTTCCGGCGCTGGCTGATCGGCGGCGCCTGGCGTCCGCACGCGCAGGTCCTCGCCGCCCAACTGGGCGGCAAGGCAGGGCTGGTGGGCGCCGCGGACCTGGCCCGCCAGGGCTGAACCGTACGGCCCGCCCTGCGACGCCCGCGAGGCGCCGTTCATCCGGACGATCACGCCCGCCGCGCCCCTCAGGGGTGCGGCGGGCGTTGGCCTATCGTGGTCCGGTGACGACTCCGGTGAGTGGACAGGGTGGACCCGTCCCCATGATTTCGCTGCCCGACTCCCGTACCGAGCCCGACGGTTCGGCCGTGATCCGCGTGCTCAGCTACAACATCCGCTCCATGCGCGACGACATCGAGGCGCTGGCCCGGGTGATCCGGGCCTGCGAGCCCGATCTGGTCTTCGTCCAGGAGGCGCCGCGGTTCTTCCGCTGGCGCAAGCGGGCCGCGTGGCTGGCGGCCAGGACCGATCTCGTCGTCCTCAGCGGCGGTGGCACGGCGGCGGGCCCACTGCTGCTCTGCTCACTGCGCGCGACCGTGGAGCGCACGGAGGACGTCCTGCTGCCGCTGACACCCGGTCTGCACCGGCGGGGCTTCGCCACGGCTGTCGTACGGATCGGCGCCGCCCGTATGGGGCTGCTGAGCTGCCATCTGAGCCTTCAGACCGACGAGCGG
This window of the Streptomyces niveus genome carries:
- a CDS encoding glycosyltransferase family 4 protein, which translates into the protein MHKTLIVTNDFPPRPGGIQAFLHNMALRLDPGEIVVYASTWKRGAEGAEATAAFDAEQPFTVVRDRTTMLLPTPRVTERAVGLLREHGCESVWFGAAAPLGLMGPALRRAGARRIVATSHGHEAGWAQLPAARRLLRRIGEGTDTITYLGEYTRSRIAAALTPEAAGRMVQLPPGVDEKTFHPASGGDAVRERLGLAERPVVVCVSRLVPRKGQDTLILAMPAILARIPDAVLLIVGGGPYEKDLRKLAAETGVADSVRFTGSVPWSELPAHYGAGDVFAMPCRTRRGGLDVEGLGIVYLEASATGLPVVAGDSGGAPDAVLDGETGWVVRGGPAAVAAQESADRIVTLLQDPELRERMGRRGREWVEERWRWDLLATKLRTLL
- a CDS encoding AMP-dependent synthetase/ligase — translated: MREFSLPALYEVPSDGNLTDLIRRNAAQHPDVAVLGRKVEGVWTDVTATQFLAEVRAVAKGLIASGIRPGERVALMSRTRYEWVLLDFAIWSAGAVTVPVFETSSAEQVQWILGDSGTAAVVVESDAHAAAVRSVSDGLPELRHVWQIDKGCVAELTAAGAEITEAVVDERSATAKADDPATIVYTSGTTGRPKGCVLTHRAFFAECGNVVERLKPLFRTGECSVLLFLPAAHVFGRLVEVASVMAPIKLGCVPDIKDLTAELASFRPTLILGVPRVFEKVYNSARAKAQADGKGKIFDRAASTAIEYSRALSGAQGPSLGLRIRHKVFDALVYRKLRAVLGGRGEYAISGGAPLGERLGHFFRGIGFTVLEGYGLTETCAATAFNPWDRQKIGTVGQPLPGSVIRIADDGEVLLHGEHLFKGYWNNEAATAEALADGWFHSGDIGTLDEDGYLAITGRKKEILVTAGGKNVAPAVIEDRIRAHALVAECMVVGDGRPFVGALVTIDEEFLAHWARDHGKPAGSTAASLHDDPDLLAAVQQAVDDGNAAVSKAESVRKFRVLNAQFTEDAGHITPSLKLKRGVVAKDFAEEIESIYGA
- a CDS encoding metallophosphoesterase family protein, which gives rise to MSGMRGGGNSGRNSGGNDSGNDGENSGNARTRTRVHVVSDVHGNTRDLATAGDGADALICLGDLVLFLDYADHSRGIFPDLFGEENADRIVELRTARRFDEARELGRGLWAALATDRDTAIESAVRRQYAEMFAVLHNPTYATYGNVDIPALWPEYAGPGTTVLDGERVEIGGRVFGFVGGGLRTPMRTPYEISDEEYAAKVERLGEVDVLCSHIPPEVPELTYDTVARRFERGSRALLDAIHRTKPRYALFGHVHQPLAPRMRVGSTECVNVGHFASTGRPWAMEW
- a CDS encoding SRPBCC family protein, which produces MAEHTKSSITIEAAPADVMGVIADFARYPEWTGEVKEAEVLSTDAEGRAEQVRLVLDAGAIKDDHTLAYTWTGGDEVSWTLVKSQMLRSLDGSYHLAPAGGGERTEVTYRLTVDVKIPMLGMIKRKAEKVIIDRALAGLKKRVESAPGGGAGSAGAAETPTV
- a CDS encoding ArsA family ATPase, whose amino-acid sequence is MRTVLVTGVGGAGRSTVAAATALAAARRGSRTLLLSADPAGPGAVLGADTAVAVEPAEVTPGLWAARVDPADYFRTEFLALQDRAATALDMLGARRLDGEELTELPGSEQFALLQALRRASVGGWDVLVVDLPPLRDALSVLALPERLRRLLGRLLPAERQAARALRPMMAQLAGVPMPAGWLYGAAARRDEELAAVQALIGAATTTVRLVAEPGPAAGDALRVARDGLSLYGLRVDALVPNKVLPTDSSDAWLATLAAQQQKCLDGWSEEYGSAWPLREVRHLGRDPRGLDDLDDLGDLGDVGDVGDLGGFGALADPGGLADPGPDADPGPYRDPWWVEDRREEDGLLVWSLPLPGAVKADVGLVRRGDELLLTVGPFHRIVPLEAALRRCTVSGAALTDGVLKVRFTPEPGLWPRTP
- a CDS encoding DUF5304 domain-containing protein; amino-acid sequence: MSDATERPAADPDAWATACAEDLAAEKARRRAVHGTPPGSASEELRRFVDAVADKVSSFQSPLLGMAAQGAVQQFINQAKSAVEPVIDRNPDIFDHLAAAGNELLAAYRSAVEGDERRWTRGPDVPPDVNLKKSDEKANDPSDPRDEGPTPGNRIDLD
- a CDS encoding ROK family glucokinase; protein product: MGLTIGVDIGGTKIAAGVVDEEGTILDTHQVPTPPTAEGIIDAICAAVSGAGKGHEIEAVGIGAAGYVDDKRATVLFAPNIDWRHEPLKDKVEQRVGMQVVVENDANAAAWGEYKFGAGQGHEDVICITLGTGLGGGIIIGNKLRRGRFGVAAEFGHIRVVPDGLLCGCGSQGCWEQYASGRALVRYAKQRANATPENAEILLRLGDGTPDGIEGKHVSAAAREGDPVAVDSFRELARWAGAGLADLASLFDPSAFIVGGGVSDEGELVLDPIRKSFRRWLIGGAWRPHAQVLAAQLGGKAGLVGAADLARQG
- a CDS encoding endonuclease/exonuclease/phosphatase family protein, whose protein sequence is MISLPDSRTEPDGSAVIRVLSYNIRSMRDDIEALARVIRACEPDLVFVQEAPRFFRWRKRAAWLAARTDLVVLSGGGTAAGPLLLCSLRATVERTEDVLLPLTPGLHRRGFATAVVRIGAARMGLLSCHLSLQTDERLAQTGMLLDRVRTMDAPHTIVAGDLNDRPQGRSFRRVAKALQDGWAVKPWGSEYTSTPADPHQRIDAIFATEGVEVLGCGVPLGLPGIEESDLRAATDHLPVLAALRVPAS